A stretch of Apostichopus japonicus isolate 1M-3 chromosome 9, ASM3797524v1, whole genome shotgun sequence DNA encodes these proteins:
- the LOC139973814 gene encoding tyrosine-protein kinase yes-like isoform X2 has protein sequence MREGYVPSNYIAPIESINAEDWYFGKIGRKDAEKRLLAPGLNVGTFVVRDGEANPGTYSLSVRDYDTQKGDHVKHYKIRKLDDDRGYYIAQRSPFQNLEMLVRHYQSQADGLCVRLTTSCPKENPNTGGLSKDAWEIDRSSLTLEQKLGAGQFGEVWKGMWHGKTPVAVKTLKPGTMTPSAFLAEANIMKKLRHEKLVQLFAVCTDKEPIYIVTELMVHGSLLDFLKDGDGKHLKLPQLVDMGAQIASGMGFLESHNYVHRDLAARNVLVGHNNICKVADFGLARMIEDSEYTARQGTKFPIKWTAPEAASYGRFTIKSDVWSYGVLLTELVTYGRTPYPGMTNAEVLEQVERGYRMPKMANCTDSLYQTMLSCWNKDPQSRPTFDFLHSYMDDYFVSTEPNYKEAF, from the exons ATGAGAGAGGGTTACGTACCAAGTAACTACATTGCCCCAATAGAGAGTATAAATGCTGAAGA TTGGTACTTTGGCAAGATTGGAAGGAAGGATGCCGAGAAGAGACTTCTAGCTCCGGGATTAAATGTCGGTACTTTTGTTGTAAGAGACGGCGAAGCAAACCCAG GTACATATTCTCTATCAGTCAGAGACTACGACACGCAGAAGGGCGACCAcgtcaaacattacaaaatacgAAAGCTCGACGATGACCGGGGCTACTACATCGCTCAGCGGAGTCCATTCCAGAATCTGGAAATGCTCGTCAGGCATTACCAGT CTCAGGCCGACGGTCTCTGTGTTCGACTGACGACATCTTGTCCGAAGGAGAATCCAAATACCGGCGGTCTCAGCAAGGACGCTTGGGAAATAGACAGAAGTTCCCTCACCTTGGAACAGAAGCTTGGCGCTGGCCAGTTTGGAGAAGTATGGAAAG GTATGTGGCACGGGAAGACACCTGTTGCAGTGAAGACTCTCAAACCCGGTACAATGACGCCATCCGCTTTCTTGGCCGAAGCTAACATCATGAAAAAGCTCCGGCACGAGAAACTGGTGCAGCTGTTTGCCGTGTGTACAGACAAG GAGCCCATTTACATTGTAACAGAGTTGATGGTGCATGGCAGTCTCCTGGACTTTCTAAAGGACGGTGATGGCAAGCATTTAAAACTACCCCAGCTTGTTGATATGGGTGCTCAG ATTGCTAGTGGAATGGGTTTCTTAGAGAGTCATAATTATGTACACAGAGATTTAGCAGCTAGGAACGTCCTTGTCGGCCATAATAACATCTGCAAAGTTGCCGACTTTGGACTGGCAAGGATGATCGAAGATTCCGAATACACCGCCCGACAAG GAACCAAATTTCCCATCAAGTGGACAGCACCCGAGGCAGCTAGTTACGGCAGATTTACAATCAAGTCTGACGTGTGGTCCTATGGTGTCCTGCTAACTGAATTGGTAACTTACGGAAGAACACCCTACCCAG GTATGACTAATGCAGAGGTACTGGAGCAAGTGGAGAGAGGTTATAGGATGCCCAAGATGGCTAACTGCACAGATTCCCTGTATCAGACAATGCTAAGCTGCTGGAACAAAGATCCACAATCTCGCCCTACCTTCGACTTTCTGCACTCCTACATGGACGATTACTTTGTGTCCACAGAGCCTAACTACAAGGAAGCCTTTTAG